The Puntigrus tetrazona isolate hp1 chromosome 23, ASM1883169v1, whole genome shotgun sequence genome has a segment encoding these proteins:
- the LOC122328759 gene encoding cytochrome c oxidase subunit 4 isoform 2, mitochondrial isoform X1, which translates to MVSCCQQPKKAMLHLTAGRVVGLLSRRGVAAFSSSAVKMASHGGVTEQTDMSLPLYWDRLDTPLPDRPYKDTLSAADKSLKEKEKGPWNSLSKEEKLALYRIMFNETYAEMKKPTGEWKTVFGGIFFFIGFTGLVVLWQTYYVYPPHPRTLDDEWQAMQVKRMLDMRVNPVEGFSAKWDYEKGQWK; encoded by the exons ATGGTCAGTTGCTGCCAACAGCCCAA GAAGGCT ATGCTGCACTTGACAGCAGGACGTGTAGTGGGGCTTCTGTCCAGACGGGGAGTAGCTGCTTTCAGCTCCAGCGCGGTCAAGATGGCCAGTCACg GTGGGGTGACCGAACAGACGGACATGTCTTTACCCCTGTACTGGGACCGTCTGGACACTCCTCTGCCTGACAGACCATACAAAGATACCCTCAGCGCTGCAGACAAGAGCctgaaggagaaggagaagggcCCCTGGAACAGCCTTTCCAAAGAGGAGAAGCTTGCTT TGTACAGAATTATGTTTAACGAGACGTACGCTGAGATGAAGAAACCAACTGGTGAGTGGAAGACGGTCTTTGGTGGCATCTTTTTCTTCATTGGGTTTACTGGCCTGGTTGTTCTCTGGCAAACGTACTACG tataTCCCCCTCACCCTCGTACCCTGGATGACGAATGGCAGGCTATGCAGGTGAAGCGGATGCTGGACATGCGGGTGAACCCCGTGGAGGGTTTTTCAGCCAAATGGGACTATGAGAAGGGCCAGTGGAAATAG
- the LOC122328759 gene encoding cytochrome c oxidase subunit 4 isoform 2, mitochondrial isoform X2, with protein sequence MLHLTAGRVVGLLSRRGVAAFSSSAVKMASHGGVTEQTDMSLPLYWDRLDTPLPDRPYKDTLSAADKSLKEKEKGPWNSLSKEEKLALYRIMFNETYAEMKKPTGEWKTVFGGIFFFIGFTGLVVLWQTYYVYPPHPRTLDDEWQAMQVKRMLDMRVNPVEGFSAKWDYEKGQWK encoded by the exons ATGCTGCACTTGACAGCAGGACGTGTAGTGGGGCTTCTGTCCAGACGGGGAGTAGCTGCTTTCAGCTCCAGCGCGGTCAAGATGGCCAGTCACg GTGGGGTGACCGAACAGACGGACATGTCTTTACCCCTGTACTGGGACCGTCTGGACACTCCTCTGCCTGACAGACCATACAAAGATACCCTCAGCGCTGCAGACAAGAGCctgaaggagaaggagaagggcCCCTGGAACAGCCTTTCCAAAGAGGAGAAGCTTGCTT TGTACAGAATTATGTTTAACGAGACGTACGCTGAGATGAAGAAACCAACTGGTGAGTGGAAGACGGTCTTTGGTGGCATCTTTTTCTTCATTGGGTTTACTGGCCTGGTTGTTCTCTGGCAAACGTACTACG tataTCCCCCTCACCCTCGTACCCTGGATGACGAATGGCAGGCTATGCAGGTGAAGCGGATGCTGGACATGCGGGTGAACCCCGTGGAGGGTTTTTCAGCCAAATGGGACTATGAGAAGGGCCAGTGGAAATAG